The following proteins are encoded in a genomic region of Fusarium keratoplasticum isolate Fu6.1 chromosome 9, whole genome shotgun sequence:
- a CDS encoding Methylenetetrahydrofolate reductase, with product MDRITDRIAALPADGSYFSLEFFPPKTAMGFSNLRDRLHRMERALRPLFVNVTWGAGGSTSQKSLELAELCQRELGLTTCLHLTCTNMSRKLIDKALEDAKALGIRNILALRGDPPRREEYRDPDDSEDDGGQDFNWAADLVKYIRKTHGDYFCIGVAAYPEGHAEESHPLGQSLEHDLPYLVQKVEAGADFIMTQLFFDIKAYEHFENTLRDHPSGAFKTLPIIPGLMPIQSYQMIKRTTKLSHAQIPDDILDRLNAVKGDDERVKMVGVDIVSELVEKVKDIKSKTPGPKGFHFYTLNLEKAVSFILERTNLIPEPPEDEEALVVDEAIPIPALQVNGSSNLRSGSHSRSRASRRHSSVGSDPHNRVIVGDRPATHPEWEATGQEAGVRAEAINTRANTLAISEGEGVLGREATWDDFPNGRFGDARSPAYGEIDGYGVSLHMSITQAVKLWGHPKTRQDINDLFVKHIQGQLSAIPWSEEELLAESSTIQPHLLRLNQKGWWTVASQPAVNGLRSSDGTFGWGPPNGFVFQKSFVEFFIPASEWSVLKEKLNSSELCDSVCFYAGNAKGDFVSSDNGGHVDGSSGAGPSTNAVTWGVFPGKEIITPTIIEEVSFRAWCEEAFGIWGEWAKVYGRGSDSEKLLSGIKDEYWLVNLIHHDFVEKDALWQVLSS from the coding sequence ATGGACAGGATCACGGACCGCATCGCCGCTCTGCCGGCTGATGGCAGCTACTTCTCTCTCGAGTTCTTCCCTCCCAAGACCGCCATGGGTTTCTCCAACCTTCGAGATCGTCTTCATCGTATGGAGCGAGCCCTGCGACCGCTTTTTGTCAACGTAACTTGGGGCGCCGGCGGCAGCACCTCTCAGAAGTCGCTGGAGCTGGCTGAGTTATGTCAGAGGGAGCTAGGGCTTACAACATGTCTGCACTTGACATGCACCAACATGAGCAGgaagctcatcgacaaggcGCTGGAGGATGCAAAGGCATTGGGAATCAGGAACATTCTGGCTCTACGGGGAGACCCTCCTCGAAGGGAAGAATATCGCGACCCAGACGACTCAGAGGATGACGGTGGCCAGGACTTCAATTGGGCGGCTGACTTGGTCAAGTACATCCGCAAGACCCATGGCGACTACTTCTGTATCGGTGTTGCAGCATACCCCGAGGGACACGCAGAAGAGAGTCACCCCCTGGGTCAGAGCTTGGAGCATGATCTTCCTTACCTTGTCCAAAAGGTTGAAGCCGGCGCCGATTTTATCATGACCCAGCTTTTCTTCGATATCAAGGCTTACGAGCACTTCGAGAACACCCTCCGCGACCACCCCAGCGGTGCCTTCAAGACCTTGCCTATTATCCCTGGCCTCATGCCGATTCAGAGCTACCAGATGATCAAGCGCACAACGAAACTAAGCCACGCCCAGATCCCCGATGATATCCTCGACCGTCTTAATGCCGTCAAGGGAGATGATGAACGGGTCAAGATGGTCGGTGTGGATATTGTTAGTGAGCTCGTggagaaggtcaaggataTCAAGAGCAAGACGCCAGGTCCCAAGGGCTTCCACTTTTACACGCTCAATCTTGAAAAGGCCGTGTCCTTTATCCTCGAGCGAACAAATCTCATCCCTGAGCCTccggaggatgaggaagcgCTTGTGGTTGACGAAGCTATTCCCATCCCCGCCCTCCAGGTCAACGGCAGCTCCAACCTACGCTCTGGAAGCCACTCTCGTTCTCGGGCCTCGAGGCGACACTCATCAGTCGGCTCAGATCCTCACAACCGAGTCATTGTGGGTGACCGACCAGCCACACACCCCGAGTGGGAGGCCACTGGACAAGAGGCCGGCGTGCGAgccgaagccatcaacacccgCGCCAACACTCTGGCCATCTCGGAGGGCGAAGGCGTTCTAGGCCGTGAGGCCACGTGGGATGACTTCCCCAACGGTCGTTTCGGTGACGCCCGTTCTCCGGCTTATGGTGAGATTGACGGCTACGGTGTAAGCCTCCACATGTCCATCACGCAGGCAGTCAAGCTCTGGGGCCACCCCAAGACACGGCAAGATATCAACGACCTCTTCGTCAAGCACATTCAGGGCCAGCTTTCAGCCATTCCCTggagcgaggaggagctgctcgCAGAGAGTTCAACGATCCAGCCCCATCTCCTGCGGCTTAACCAAAAGGGCTGGTGGACTGTCGCCTCGCAGCCCGCCGTCAATGGCCTCCGGTCCAGCGATGGCACATTTGGCTGGGGCCCACCCAACGGCTTCGTGTTCCAGAAGTCATTTGTTGAGTTCTTCATCCCGGCATCTGAATGGAGCgtgctcaaggagaagctcaactCATCAGAGCTATGCGACTCGGTGTGCTTCTACGCCGGCAACGCAAAGGGAGACTTTGTGTCGTCGGACAATGGCGGTCACGTGGACGGGTCCTCGGGGGCGGGACCGAGCACCAACGCGGTGACCTGGGGTGTGTTCCCGGGCAAGGAGATCATCACGCCGACGATTATCGAGGAGGTGAGTTTCCGAGCTTGGTGCGAGGAGGCGTTTGGCATCTGGGGGGAGTGGGCCAAGGTGTACGGACGGGGGTCGGACAGCGAGAAGCTCCTGAGCGGCATCAAGGACGAGTACTGGCTGGTTAACCTGATTCATCACGACTTTGTGGAGAAGGATGCTCTATGGCAGGTCCTTTCTAGTTGA